A genomic segment from Clostridium pasteurianum BC1 encodes:
- a CDS encoding cation-translocating P-type ATPase, translated as MSQSTAVSIDCKNTRNKEFILYKRIRIPVRYIYRSKQNAQHVELLLYKRQGIKFVKANPITSKVLILYDEYIIDEETIVSFLERVIDELKVQNKNSRKNSSKNYNEEIALSIAPNLPEAESNDNMWHAMDIKYIRAVLKTNYEKGISNKSAEDRLRDFGLNVISEKKRKSILQKLFSNLNDTSAKLLVGVGVASFFLGQIADAIVVLGIVFVETSLGIIHQNKAEKSIHSLKNMIVHKATVLRGGRELEIESKNLVPGDIILIDAGERVPADARIIQCNYLTVNESSLTGEAVPIIKSTRICNKHVELASRDNMLYMGTNVVSGNATAVVVETGMNTEIGNIAAMLQNIKLDETPLQRRMKNFTQKLTRICILFCIGVGAVGILSGRSLAEVLTLSVSFSVGALPESLPAVVAIAMGLSVQRLANRNAIVRKMNAVETLGCANVICCDKTGTLTLNEMTVKKIYCDKSLYKVTGLGYEPKGEMMLLEGEPNKTHSTEELLRAGVLCSDAKLMKQENKWQVQGDPTEGALLTAAAKCCIDEEDVKKSFERIREVPFDSCRRCMTVVVKSENHIRAYCKGAFTEVIDKCSMIYEDGEERLFTKADKERIISIRDDMTGEALRVLTFAYKDLDCEKDDIDGNFTFLGLVAMEDSPRLEVKNSIKKCYNAGIKVVMITGDNKDTASAIGKQLGLLDGGLVVSGAELEDMSDEELDSQISNIEVFARTSPEQKLRIVKAFKRFGYVVAMTGDGVNDAPAIKEASIGIAMGNNGSDVAKDAADITLVDDDFSTIVRAIEEGRAVSNNIKNTTKYLLAGSLGEIIAIGACSFVSGMLPLIPIQILWTNVICETILGASLAVESPSENVMDYPPVERNAPLIGKEISSKIIKRGIGIGLTSAAVFEGYNILGFGVQKARTMAFCNLILTQLVNVHDCRNNKKIMSNRYMSYATVSSAALLGAIIYVPFIGSIFGTVPLGIADAGVLLASTSVSRV; from the coding sequence ATGAGCCAGAGCACTGCTGTCAGTATTGATTGCAAGAATACACGTAATAAAGAATTCATACTTTACAAAAGAATAAGAATACCAGTAAGATATATTTACAGAAGCAAACAAAATGCTCAACATGTAGAATTACTATTGTATAAAAGACAGGGCATCAAATTTGTAAAAGCAAATCCAATAACTTCAAAAGTACTTATTTTATATGATGAATACATAATTGATGAAGAAACTATAGTAAGTTTTTTGGAAAGAGTTATTGATGAACTAAAAGTACAGAACAAAAATTCTAGAAAAAATAGCAGTAAGAATTACAATGAAGAAATAGCACTCTCTATAGCACCAAATTTACCTGAGGCTGAATCCAATGACAATATGTGGCATGCTATGGATATTAAATATATAAGGGCTGTTTTAAAGACAAATTACGAAAAGGGTATATCAAATAAATCTGCAGAGGATAGGTTAAGGGATTTTGGGCTAAACGTTATTTCTGAAAAAAAAAGAAAATCCATACTTCAAAAGTTATTTAGCAATCTAAATGATACTTCTGCAAAACTTTTAGTTGGAGTGGGTGTAGCTTCATTTTTCTTGGGGCAAATTGCAGATGCAATAGTTGTACTTGGTATAGTTTTTGTTGAAACCTCATTAGGAATAATTCATCAGAATAAGGCGGAAAAATCTATACATTCACTTAAGAATATGATTGTCCATAAGGCAACAGTATTGAGAGGCGGAAGAGAATTAGAAATAGAATCAAAAAATTTAGTGCCTGGAGACATTATATTAATTGATGCTGGAGAAAGGGTTCCCGCAGATGCAAGAATAATTCAATGTAACTACCTTACGGTTAATGAATCCTCACTTACAGGTGAAGCAGTACCAATAATAAAGAGTACAAGAATTTGTAATAAACATGTTGAACTTGCAAGCAGGGACAACATGTTATATATGGGAACTAATGTAGTTTCAGGTAATGCCACAGCTGTAGTTGTAGAAACAGGTATGAATACTGAGATAGGTAATATTGCTGCAATGCTTCAGAATATAAAATTAGATGAAACTCCACTGCAGAGAAGGATGAAAAATTTTACACAAAAATTAACAAGAATTTGTATTTTGTTCTGTATTGGAGTAGGTGCAGTGGGAATTCTTTCAGGAAGAAGCTTAGCTGAAGTTTTAACCCTATCCGTTAGTTTTTCTGTCGGTGCTTTACCTGAAAGTTTGCCAGCAGTAGTAGCTATTGCCATGGGATTAAGTGTTCAAAGACTTGCAAATAGAAATGCCATAGTTAGAAAAATGAATGCTGTGGAAACACTGGGATGTGCTAATGTCATTTGCTGTGATAAAACTGGAACACTTACATTAAATGAAATGACAGTAAAAAAGATATACTGTGATAAGTCATTGTATAAAGTTACGGGACTTGGCTATGAACCAAAGGGAGAAATGATGCTTTTAGAGGGGGAGCCTAATAAAACTCATTCCACAGAAGAACTTTTAAGGGCAGGAGTTTTATGCAGCGATGCAAAGCTTATGAAACAAGAAAATAAATGGCAGGTGCAGGGAGATCCAACAGAAGGAGCGCTTTTAACTGCAGCTGCAAAATGTTGTATAGATGAAGAAGATGTAAAAAAATCATTTGAAAGAATAAGAGAAGTTCCATTTGATAGCTGTAGGCGATGCATGACAGTGGTAGTAAAAAGTGAGAATCACATAAGAGCCTATTGTAAAGGGGCTTTTACTGAGGTTATTGATAAATGCAGTATGATTTATGAAGATGGAGAGGAAAGATTATTTACAAAGGCAGATAAAGAAAGAATAATATCAATTCGTGATGATATGACAGGTGAAGCTTTAAGAGTATTGACTTTTGCGTATAAGGACCTAGATTGTGAAAAGGATGATATTGATGGTAATTTTACTTTTCTAGGCTTAGTTGCCATGGAAGATTCACCAAGGCTTGAAGTAAAAAATTCTATAAAAAAATGTTATAATGCAGGAATAAAGGTTGTTATGATAACTGGAGATAACAAGGATACGGCCTCTGCCATAGGAAAACAGCTTGGACTATTAGACGGTGGACTGGTAGTTTCCGGAGCTGAACTTGAAGATATGAGTGATGAGGAATTGGACTCCCAAATAAGTAATATAGAAGTATTTGCAAGAACATCACCAGAACAAAAGCTTAGAATTGTAAAAGCTTTTAAGCGGTTTGGATATGTGGTGGCAATGACCGGGGATGGTGTCAACGATGCACCGGCTATAAAAGAAGCTAGCATAGGTATTGCTATGGGTAACAATGGAAGTGACGTTGCAAAGGATGCGGCAGACATTACTTTGGTAGATGATGATTTTTCAACTATAGTAAGGGCAATTGAGGAGGGTAGAGCTGTATCTAATAACATAAAGAATACAACAAAATATCTTTTGGCAGGCAGTCTTGGAGAAATAATAGCAATAGGAGCATGTTCTTTTGTCAGTGGAATGCTGCCACTAATTCCAATTCAAATACTTTGGACTAATGTTATTTGCGAAACAATATTAGGAGCATCTCTTGCAGTTGAGTCTCCTTCTGAAAATGTTATGGATTATCCTCCTGTTGAAAGAAATGCACCTCTTATTGGTAAAGAGATAAGCTCTAAAATTATAAAAAGAGGAATTGGAATTGGACTTACTAGTGCAGCCGTTTTTGAGGGATATAATATCCTGGGGTTCGGAGTTCAAAAGGCAAGAACAATGGCTTTTTGCAATTTGATTTTGACTCAGCTTGTTAATGTACATGATTGCAGGAATAATAAAAAAATAATGAGTAATAGGTACATGTCCTATGCTACCGTATCTTCAGCAGCATTACTTGGAGCCATAATATATGTTCCATTTATAGGGTCAATTTTTGGAACAGTACCTCTTGGAATTGCTGATGCAGGTGTACTTTTAGCATCAACTTCAGTTAGCAGAGTTTAA
- a CDS encoding epoxyqueuosine reductase: MTNFTNKSYQLKFNIVDKAKDLGINLVGFAPVDRWGKFEETSAEYYPQNIWPEMKTVIVFATQIFLPMLETTPSVVYSELYNTTNRVLDETAYKIANYLNTLGHQAIFFPRDCYGDISVLVRKPVAAFSHVLAAKYAGLGTIGYNHTLLTKEFGPRVRLVSVLTNAVIPPDQVIKKDLCIKCEMCRKCCPTSSFETTENLVADMNKTRCAEYHAKLKSAYCYPCGVCIKVCPIGDDRKIYGYDSKKYLNERKALEKNINDPEYAGWVHCRDHGSNPIE, translated from the coding sequence ATGACAAATTTTACAAACAAAAGTTACCAATTAAAATTCAATATTGTAGATAAGGCAAAGGATTTAGGTATAAATCTTGTAGGCTTCGCACCTGTAGATAGATGGGGAAAATTTGAAGAAACTAGTGCTGAATATTATCCACAAAATATATGGCCTGAAATGAAGACGGTTATTGTATTTGCTACTCAAATATTTTTACCCATGCTTGAAACAACTCCTTCCGTAGTTTACTCAGAGTTATATAATACAACAAATAGAGTTCTAGATGAAACTGCATATAAAATAGCAAATTATCTAAATACCCTGGGACATCAAGCAATTTTCTTTCCAAGAGACTGTTACGGAGATATTTCCGTACTTGTGAGAAAGCCAGTCGCAGCATTTTCACATGTATTAGCAGCCAAATATGCTGGTCTTGGAACCATTGGATATAATCATACTTTGTTAACAAAAGAATTTGGTCCAAGAGTAAGACTAGTTTCTGTTCTCACCAATGCAGTAATACCACCTGATCAGGTAATAAAAAAAGATCTCTGTATAAAATGTGAAATGTGCAGAAAATGCTGTCCAACTTCATCTTTTGAAACTACAGAAAATTTAGTTGCTGATATGAATAAAACAAGATGCGCTGAATATCATGCCAAATTAAAAAGTGCATATTGCTATCCCTGTGGAGTATGCATAAAAGTCTGTCCTATTGGTGACGATAGGAAAATATATGGATATGATTCAAAAAAATATTTAAATGAACGTAAGGCATTAGAAAAAAATATAAACGATCCTGAATATGCCGGATGGGTTCATTGCAGAGATCATGGTTCTAACCCAATTGAGTAA
- a CDS encoding glycoside hydrolase — protein sequence MSKFSFIFKIIFIGIVYLIVFFALRIMFKDTRKNSKEQLEVNDEPAFSREETASFSKEGNESFNGENTTIFSREHNFSEMADINASKEDIDASEEENREIVYSPLIDKLIRIWEYIENIYTRQVKRKKVFQDTKSINREKKKYYNKIIYAPIGGKIYNSYYNYVFMNLLLVLIITLALSVLLIVELKFPLKLIMIIPGAVFFLYLCKLYNYLSPFISRTKVLKRHLIYINEENKNDPIVSPVKGIVSSLKENENNIEIKTFFGVRIFISIKNIKSIEMFVKEGDKVSLGEKLFEFDAEEEINPVVFFYIGSSRMYKIKNIKQLNCGVIRQNKALFLAKCSINEASPILKDGDIISLSSCVYGDNEYSSKVVTVNAENGGHLMAHSNFMNNRERFLVVSENDGAVSLKSLDNNKYVSVNLKEDGKLIADSIHINTYEKFIFIWQDQGAYAIVALANNRVVSASFNAEGCLMANRDYISTAERFFIWKH from the coding sequence ATGAGTAAATTTAGTTTCATTTTTAAGATTATCTTTATTGGAATTGTATACTTAATAGTTTTCTTTGCACTTAGAATAATGTTTAAAGATACAAGAAAAAACAGCAAAGAGCAGTTGGAAGTAAATGATGAACCGGCTTTTAGCAGAGAAGAAACTGCAAGTTTTAGCAAAGAAGGAAATGAAAGCTTTAATGGAGAAAATACTACAATTTTTAGCAGAGAACACAATTTTTCAGAGATGGCGGATATTAATGCTTCAAAAGAAGATATTGATGCTTCAGAAGAGGAAAATAGAGAAATAGTATATTCACCTCTCATTGATAAATTAATTAGAATATGGGAATACATAGAGAACATTTATACAAGACAGGTAAAAAGAAAAAAGGTTTTTCAAGATACTAAAAGTATAAATAGAGAAAAAAAGAAGTATTATAATAAAATAATATATGCACCTATTGGTGGGAAGATTTATAATTCCTATTATAATTATGTTTTTATGAATCTGCTTTTAGTATTAATAATTACGCTAGCACTTAGTGTACTACTTATTGTAGAACTGAAGTTTCCACTTAAACTTATAATGATTATACCAGGAGCTGTGTTCTTTCTTTACCTATGTAAATTATATAATTACCTGTCACCCTTTATTTCTCGTACAAAGGTGCTGAAACGTCATTTAATTTACATAAATGAAGAGAATAAAAATGATCCAATAGTTTCACCGGTAAAAGGTATTGTTTCCTCATTGAAAGAAAATGAAAACAATATTGAAATAAAGACATTTTTTGGAGTTAGAATATTTATTTCTATAAAAAATATAAAATCTATTGAAATGTTTGTAAAAGAGGGGGACAAGGTAAGTTTAGGTGAAAAATTATTTGAATTTGATGCAGAAGAGGAAATAAATCCTGTTGTATTTTTCTATATTGGAAGTAGCAGGATGTACAAAATAAAGAATATAAAACAGTTAAATTGCGGTGTGATTAGACAAAATAAGGCTTTATTTTTAGCTAAATGCAGCATTAATGAAGCTTCACCCATACTTAAAGATGGAGATATTATTTCACTTAGCTCCTGTGTATATGGAGATAATGAATACAGTAGTAAAGTAGTAACTGTAAATGCTGAAAATGGTGGACATTTAATGGCACATTCCAATTTCATGAATAACCGGGAAAGATTTTTAGTAGTTAGTGAAAATGATGGTGCAGTATCATTGAAATCTCTGGATAATAATAAGTATGTCAGTGTTAATTTAAAAGAGGATGGTAAGCTTATAGCAGACAGTATTCATATTAACACTTATGAAAAGTTTATTTTTATATGGCAAGATCAAGGGGCCTATGCAATTGTAGCTTTAGCGAATAATAGAGTAGTTAGTGCTAGTTTTAATGCAGAGGGATGCCTCATGGCAAACCGAGATTATATCAGTACTGCTGAAAGATTTTTTATATGGAAGCATTAA
- a CDS encoding flavin reductase family protein: protein MSNFTEIKPEELNKNLFQIVGTDWMLITAEKDNKVNTMTASWGGFGVMWGKNVAHIVIRPQRYTKEFIDNSVSFSLSVLDKSFKKQLSYLGTVSGRDEDKISKANLTIEHSDATPYFQEANLVFICKKLYAQEFKPEFFIESELDTKWYPDKDYHTLYIAEIEKVLIK from the coding sequence ATGAGCAATTTTACAGAAATCAAACCTGAAGAATTAAATAAAAATCTATTTCAAATTGTAGGCACTGATTGGATGCTTATTACTGCAGAAAAAGATAACAAAGTTAATACAATGACTGCATCTTGGGGCGGTTTTGGCGTTATGTGGGGTAAAAATGTAGCCCACATTGTTATAAGACCTCAGCGTTATACTAAAGAATTTATAGATAACTCAGTCAGCTTTTCTCTATCAGTTCTTGATAAAAGTTTCAAAAAACAATTGAGCTATCTTGGAACTGTATCTGGTAGAGATGAAGATAAAATTTCCAAGGCTAATTTGACAATTGAGCATTCAGATGCTACACCATATTTTCAAGAAGCAAATCTTGTATTTATATGCAAGAAACTATATGCACAGGAGTTTAAGCCTGAATTCTTCATTGAAAGTGAACTTGATACAAAATGGTATCCTGACAAAGATTACCACACACTGTATATAGCAGAAATTGAAAAAGTACTTATAAAATAA
- a CDS encoding ABC transporter substrate-binding protein, whose product MKIKKLFMILLAIIICIGMAACSKSSGNNNSTAANSKSNSKEIVIKYPNTQWYDLVYIADANGYFKEQGIKINYVGEVPAAQIVPSVASGSIDFGLRHTPLVAMAKAQGSDLKIVAAGTQTLADYPHMRYIVKKNSGINTLKDIAGKKVAINSFGACSEFVTREFLRQQNLDPNNVHFVVLPDSQQEQAVDNGLIDIAIVHAPYTQKALNNPDLKELTNDYALQQGISGMCPYFTNGDFAKKNPQAVKGFVAAVGKAADWSKTHEKEGKEIISKKLGIKVDDVEAWNYYPHQVIQKDAVDWWINYLEKNGKLKPGQVKADDLYTNEFNSYSNSSKQ is encoded by the coding sequence ATGAAAATCAAAAAATTATTTATGATACTCTTAGCTATAATAATATGTATAGGTATGGCCGCCTGTTCAAAAAGCTCAGGGAATAATAATAGTACAGCAGCTAATAGTAAATCCAATTCTAAGGAAATAGTAATAAAATACCCTAACACTCAATGGTATGATCTGGTATACATAGCCGATGCAAATGGTTATTTTAAAGAGCAGGGAATAAAGATCAATTACGTTGGTGAAGTACCTGCTGCACAAATTGTTCCATCTGTTGCATCTGGAAGTATTGATTTTGGCTTGAGGCATACACCTCTTGTTGCAATGGCAAAAGCTCAAGGTTCAGACCTAAAAATAGTTGCAGCAGGAACTCAAACATTAGCTGATTATCCTCATATGAGATATATAGTAAAAAAGAATAGTGGTATAAATACCCTTAAAGATATTGCTGGTAAAAAAGTTGCTATAAATTCTTTTGGAGCTTGTTCTGAATTTGTTACAAGAGAATTTTTGAGACAGCAAAATCTTGATCCCAATAATGTACATTTTGTTGTTTTGCCTGATTCCCAACAAGAGCAAGCTGTTGACAACGGTTTAATCGACATTGCTATTGTACACGCTCCCTATACACAAAAAGCCTTAAATAATCCAGATTTAAAGGAATTGACTAATGACTATGCCCTGCAGCAAGGTATAAGTGGAATGTGTCCATATTTTACAAACGGAGATTTTGCCAAGAAAAATCCACAAGCAGTAAAAGGATTTGTAGCTGCTGTAGGTAAAGCTGCAGATTGGTCAAAAACTCATGAAAAAGAAGGTAAGGAAATAATATCTAAAAAATTAGGCATTAAAGTTGATGATGTTGAAGCTTGGAATTATTATCCTCATCAAGTTATTCAAAAAGATGCAGTGGACTGGTGGATAAATTATTTAGAGAAAAATGGAAAATTGAAGCCAGGTCAAGTTAAAGCTGATGATTTATATACAAATGAATTTAATTCTTATAGTAATTCATCAAAACAGTAA
- a CDS encoding ABC transporter ATP-binding protein, with the protein MGILSKISVRNVNQFYKHPTDKKAYKKVLEDINLDIHDEQFICLVGPSGCGKSTLLNIIGGLIKPSSGDILVDSNKVTGPGSDRGMVFQGYALLPWRTVLKNVELGLEINKVPKKDRKKIAKEFIDLVGLSQYEKYYPGQLSGGMRQRVAIARGLAYNPKVLLMDEPFSALDAQTREILQHELLNIWKKTKKTIIFVTHSVDEAIYLANEVVVLGANPGKIVKRLKINLPYPRSHDNREFQNLRKEIWSEISSQVNKSSDITNKQGRDNCEIA; encoded by the coding sequence ATGGGAATTTTGTCAAAAATATCAGTAAGAAATGTGAATCAATTTTATAAACATCCTACTGACAAAAAAGCTTATAAAAAAGTATTGGAAGATATAAATTTAGACATTCACGATGAACAATTCATATGCCTGGTTGGACCAAGTGGATGTGGAAAATCAACTCTGCTTAATATTATAGGAGGTCTAATTAAGCCTAGCAGTGGAGATATCCTAGTTGATTCAAATAAAGTAACCGGGCCTGGAAGTGATCGTGGCATGGTATTTCAAGGATATGCACTTCTTCCATGGAGAACAGTATTAAAGAATGTAGAACTCGGCCTTGAAATAAATAAAGTTCCTAAAAAGGATAGAAAAAAAATAGCAAAAGAGTTTATAGATTTAGTAGGTCTCTCTCAATATGAAAAATACTACCCTGGTCAATTATCAGGAGGTATGAGACAGAGAGTAGCTATAGCAAGAGGTCTTGCTTACAATCCCAAAGTACTTTTGATGGATGAACCCTTCTCAGCATTGGATGCTCAGACTAGAGAAATTCTACAGCACGAACTGCTTAATATATGGAAAAAAACTAAAAAAACAATTATCTTTGTAACTCACAGTGTAGATGAAGCCATATATTTAGCAAATGAAGTTGTTGTACTTGGAGCAAATCCAGGCAAAATAGTTAAAAGGTTAAAAATTAATCTTCCCTATCCACGAAGCCATGACAATAGAGAATTCCAAAACTTAAGAAAAGAAATATGGTCTGAAATAAGCAGTCAAGTAAATAAAAGTTCTGACATAACAAATAAACAAGGACGTGATAATTGTGAAATTGCTTAA
- a CDS encoding HAD-IC family P-type ATPase, translating into MSHLQVVIILYELHVLPGRVRFKANSIYKDRALAKYISVYIDNLYGVNYSKININTATILVIYDEKKSDYNLIKSNIKKALLSILKNERRDLKNYDKYFETIEKRDKAKLKLISFGVAYISFKIKQNFHGNFSFSTNIKVLEAASVVTIIGGYPLLKTFYKKFTKHIPTDTDILLKLTALGLIIMRENSKGMFVLFLKSLSEYIKLSAEVNCIRQLGQSTRKNAGMAWLIDNSNKEFLVPVETLNIGDNIHVHTGEMIPSETIIEDGNCTVNTLYYNGQPVVSQLKKGSTAHEGITLLSGNIKAKVLEIPKPSMKPKDILENMTISKKIRRYQNNVAPISIGVAALNYILTGDMLNALSILLVLCPAASTTALNSGMRNYFSLLHKHKIYYKNPNSLEKVINIGSIVFDKTGTLTEGIMRIKEAKLYTDFYSKDELLKMCAASELDNYHPISISLQKEAKNYDISKVTNSTLIPSSGIEASFDNHNILIGNIKLMKAKNINIKIAEMDYYNFEKNLYTPILVSVDGKLCAVLVLEDIIRDGSMNLIKGLKTSGLDDIYLLTGDVDEKANNTAKSLGINNVYSECTALDKETVINHMKRKKTVMMIGDGVNDSQAMKAADISISFCSSACDKVKLHSDCIVFDDNMESLADFISLSKKSYKLMKQSIAVSELYNIFLGTMAFFGYFDAFTAKSLNTINSIIVLTMNERIKFKSPGSFKFNDNYHFSKINQLNNNCKHQ; encoded by the coding sequence ATGTCACATTTACAGGTGGTGATAATTTTGTATGAATTACATGTTTTACCTGGACGTGTAAGATTTAAAGCTAACAGTATTTATAAGGACAGAGCACTGGCTAAATATATAAGTGTTTATATTGACAATTTGTACGGAGTAAACTATAGTAAAATAAATATTAATACTGCCACAATACTTGTTATTTATGATGAAAAAAAATCAGATTATAACCTTATAAAAAGCAATATTAAAAAAGCTCTTTTGTCCATATTGAAGAACGAAAGAAGAGACTTGAAAAATTATGATAAATATTTTGAAACAATTGAAAAACGAGATAAAGCAAAACTAAAACTTATTTCCTTTGGTGTCGCTTATATTTCTTTTAAAATTAAGCAAAACTTTCATGGTAACTTTTCATTTAGTACAAATATAAAAGTGTTAGAGGCAGCTTCAGTTGTTACTATTATAGGCGGATATCCTCTTTTAAAAACATTCTATAAAAAATTTACAAAACACATTCCAACAGATACAGATATATTATTGAAATTAACTGCTCTTGGACTTATAATCATGCGTGAAAATTCAAAGGGTATGTTTGTATTGTTCTTAAAATCCTTAAGTGAGTACATAAAATTATCAGCTGAAGTAAATTGCATAAGGCAGCTAGGTCAAAGTACAAGGAAAAATGCTGGCATGGCATGGCTTATTGACAATAGCAATAAAGAATTTTTAGTACCGGTAGAGACACTAAATATTGGTGACAACATACATGTTCACACTGGAGAAATGATTCCATCAGAAACTATTATTGAAGATGGTAACTGTACTGTTAATACCCTCTACTACAATGGTCAGCCAGTAGTCAGTCAATTAAAAAAAGGCAGTACTGCCCATGAAGGAATAACCTTGCTTTCCGGAAATATAAAAGCTAAGGTTCTAGAAATTCCAAAACCCTCTATGAAACCTAAGGATATACTGGAAAATATGACTATAAGCAAAAAGATTAGACGCTACCAAAACAATGTTGCTCCTATTTCTATAGGTGTAGCTGCACTAAACTACATATTAACAGGAGATATGCTGAATGCTCTTTCCATATTGTTAGTTTTATGTCCAGCAGCTTCCACTACTGCATTAAACAGTGGAATGAGAAATTATTTTTCACTTCTGCACAAACATAAAATCTACTATAAGAATCCAAACTCCTTAGAAAAAGTTATAAATATAGGCAGTATAGTTTTCGATAAAACTGGTACTCTCACTGAAGGAATTATGAGGATAAAAGAAGCAAAACTCTACACTGATTTTTATTCAAAAGATGAACTTTTAAAGATGTGTGCTGCAAGCGAGTTAGATAATTATCACCCTATTTCTATATCTCTTCAAAAAGAAGCTAAAAATTATGACATCAGTAAAGTAACCAATTCTACTCTCATACCATCTAGTGGAATTGAAGCAAGCTTTGACAACCACAATATATTAATTGGAAATATAAAGCTTATGAAAGCTAAAAATATAAATATTAAAATAGCTGAAATGGACTACTACAACTTTGAAAAAAATCTCTACACACCAATATTAGTAAGTGTTGATGGAAAACTTTGTGCTGTATTGGTTTTAGAAGATATTATAAGAGATGGATCTATGAATTTAATTAAAGGGTTAAAGACTTCAGGTCTTGATGATATATACCTTCTAACAGGAGATGTTGATGAAAAGGCAAATAATACGGCTAAATCACTGGGAATAAACAATGTCTATAGTGAATGTACTGCTCTAGACAAGGAAACTGTTATAAATCACATGAAGAGGAAAAAAACTGTAATGATGATAGGTGACGGTGTAAATGACTCACAGGCAATGAAAGCTGCCGATATAAGCATATCCTTTTGCAGTTCTGCCTGCGATAAAGTAAAGCTTCATTCAGATTGCATTGTATTTGATGATAATATGGAAAGCCTTGCAGATTTTATTTCACTATCTAAAAAATCATATAAACTTATGAAGCAAAGCATCGCTGTTTCTGAGTTATACAATATATTTTTAGGAACAATGGCATTTTTCGGGTATTTTGATGCCTTTACTGCAAAATCTTTAAATACCATTAATTCAATAATTGTATTAACTATGAATGAAAGAATAAAATTTAAATCTCCTGGAAGCTTTAAATTTAATGATAATTATCATTTTTCTAAAATTAATCAATTAAATAATAATTGCAAACATCAATAA
- a CDS encoding ABC transporter permease: MKLLKLFGSKLNSFLFSNLLLIVFLILWQVLPQIGVLKETYTSTPTKVLLSIITLQENGELKVHLLISLKRIMFGLILAIIVAVPLGLFIGRIKLLEALLDSFLQIFRQISALALFPVFILFFGIGETSKVAIIFWASLWPILINTISGVKDVNPLYVKSVLTMGSGKFVAFIKVILPASIPSILTGVKLGSAYAVMVLVAAEMIGAQSGLGFLVNNSQETFNTSLMYGAIVLLSILGIVLNFILTFLEGKLVFWRKFDA, encoded by the coding sequence GTGAAATTGCTTAAATTATTTGGTTCAAAATTAAATTCTTTTTTATTTTCAAATTTATTACTAATTGTATTTCTTATTCTATGGCAGGTATTGCCACAAATTGGAGTGTTAAAAGAAACCTATACAAGTACTCCAACAAAAGTTCTATTATCAATTATCACATTACAGGAAAATGGAGAACTGAAAGTACATTTATTGATAAGTCTAAAGAGAATTATGTTTGGATTGATTCTCGCTATCATAGTTGCCGTTCCCCTTGGTTTATTCATTGGCAGAATAAAACTTCTAGAAGCCTTATTGGATTCTTTCTTGCAAATCTTCAGGCAAATATCTGCTTTAGCACTTTTCCCCGTTTTCATATTGTTTTTTGGAATCGGAGAAACTTCTAAAGTAGCAATTATATTTTGGGCTAGTTTATGGCCAATATTGATAAACACCATAAGTGGAGTAAAAGATGTTAATCCTCTATATGTAAAATCAGTATTGACTATGGGCTCTGGAAAATTCGTAGCATTTATAAAAGTTATACTTCCAGCTTCAATCCCTTCAATTTTAACAGGAGTTAAGCTTGGAAGTGCCTATGCCGTTATGGTTTTAGTTGCAGCTGAAATGATAGGTGCACAATCTGGATTAGGATTTCTAGTTAATAATTCTCAGGAAACATTTAATACATCATTGATGTATGGAGCAATAGTTTTGTTATCAATATTAGGCATTGTATTGAATTTCATTTTAACATTTCTTGAGGGTAAGTTAGTTTTTTGGAGAAAATTTGACGCATAA